The window GACGAGGTCATGGTCGATCCCGGACTCTATCGCGCCCATGCGCGCGGTGCGGGTGTAGGTCGACGGCGCGAAACCGTGCAGTGTGATCTTGGACATTGTCTAGCTCCTTCTGTTTGGTAGGGAGTTAGACGGACTGTGGCGGAGAAACCGCCAAAGCATTGGCAAGTATGAAAACATTTTAGGCCGCCGCTTCTCGCTCAGGAGCGCAGCACCGCCCCCGGATTCATGATGCCCAAGGGGTCGAGCGCGGCCTTGATCGCCCGCATCGCGGACAGTTTCGCGGGGTCTCCGTAACGTTCGAGGTCGTCGCGCTTCAGGCGGCCGATTCCGTGCTCGGCACTGATCGAGCCGCCGAATTCGTGTGCGAGGTCGTGCACCGCTTGTCGGATCGCGTCCGCCAGATGCCGGTGGTCGGCCGCGCGCCCGCCTTTCGGCGGGAACACGTTGTAGTGCAGGTTGCCGTCGCCCAGATGGCCGAAGCAGTTGATGCGCAGATCGCCCAGGGCACCGATCGCCGCCCCGGCACGGTCCACGAAAGCCGCGATCTCAGAAAGCGGCAGCGAGATATCATGCGAGGCGATGGCGCCGATCCTGCGGTTGGCTTCGGGCAGCGCCTCGCGCAGTTTCCACAGCGCGCGCGCCTGCGCACTGCTCGACGCGATCACGCCGTCGCTCACGAGCCCATCCTCCGCCGCCGCTTCGTAAAGCTCGGCCAGAACGGTCTCGGGATCGAGCCCGGCAGGCAGGCCAAGCTCGGCGAGCACCATCCAGTCCGGGCGCTTCGCGAAGGGCTGGCGCAGATCGGGCAGGACCTCGTCGAGGAAGAAGAGACCCTGGCGCGACATCAGCTCGAAACTCGTGACGCCGCCCGCTGTCCGCTCCTGTGCGCGGGCGAGAAGGTTCAGTGACGCCGACGGGTCGGCGACCGCAAAGGCCGCTGTGCCGATACCGGCGGGCCGCGGATACAGCCTGAGCGTGGCGGCGGTGATGATGCCCAAGGTCCCTTCGGACCCCACCAGCAAATGCCTCAGATCGTAGCCCGTATTGTCCTTCCTCAGCCGCTTCAGCCCGTGATGGACGGACCCGTCCGGCAGCACCGCCTCCACTCCAAGGCAAAGGTCGCGGGCGTTGCCGTAGCGCAGGACCGCCGTTCCCCCGGCATTTGTCGCGAGGTTGCCGCCGATCCGCGCGGTCCCTTCCGACGCGAGCGACAGCGGAAAGAGCCGTCCCGACTTCTCGGCCGCCGCCTGCGCCTCGGCGAGCGTCATGCCGGCCTCGACGAGCATCACGCTTTCGTCCGGCCAGATGCCGCGCAAGGCGCACATCCGCTCCAGCGAGAGGATCAGCGGAGCGGGACCCTCCGGCACGACTTGGCCGAGCACCAGCCCCGTCCCGCCGCCCCAGGGCACGATCCCGACCCGCGCCTCGGCACAGACCCGGACGATGCGCGCGACCTCGTCGGTCGTTCGGGGCCGCGCGAGAAGCGCCGACGGCGTGACGGCGAGGTCGCGCGGCTCCTCGAGATAGCGCGGTTCGGCCCTTCCGAGGGTGCCATCGGGCAGGCACTCGGACAGGCGCTTGGCAAGAGCCGCATCGGCAGGGTTCAGCATGGGTCCGGTGAAGCATGCCTTGGGCGGCGCGGCAAGGCCGTTCACTCGAGCGGCCGCGGCGGGAGCACCACGACCGTCGGCTGCGACGGCAGCGTTCGCAGCGCGATCTCTAGCGAGGTGTCGTCGCGGACATCGATCAGGAACTCGTCCTCCATGCCCGCCAGGAAGAAGGCGAGTCCGGTGGAACTGAACCAGTGCATCGGCAGCACCACCGACGAACGCAACCGCTTCAGCACTTTGATCATCGTCGGCAGGTCCAGCGTCATGCCGCCGTCGACTGGCGCCATCACCACGTCGAGCCGGCCAAGGGCCGCATACTGCGCCTCCGTCGGCTCGTGATGCAGGTGGCCGAGATGGCCGATGCAGAGCCCGGCGACCTCGAAGACGAAGATCGAGTTGCCGTTGGGCTCCACCGTGCCGACGGACCCCCGGATGTCGGTCGGCACGTTGCGGACGAGCATCTCGCCCAGGTCGAGGTAGTGATCGGCCGGTTCGCCCGTGTAGTCCCAGCCCTGAAGGACATGCGGGATCCGCTCGTCGGGCAGCGACGTCCAGTGCGACGAATGGGCGTGATTCATGGTCACGACGGTCGGCACGACGTCGGCCGGGCCGAGGATGCCGGTGTAGTCGGTCGCGACTGTAAGCCCGCCCGGCGTCTCGATGAAATAGGTCGAATGCCCGACATAGGAGAGCCTGACGGTCTCCTCCGCCAGCGGATCGCCCCACTTCGCTTGCCAGACCATCTCGATCCCGGGCGCCGCGTCGGCGATGGCGATGCAGTGGCTCGGACGACGGGTCTGGGCCGTGGCCGGCAGCGCGGCCACGGCGGCGACAATTACGAGACAAGACAGACGACGGAGCATCGGCACCCCCTGCCCGCGATGATAGCGCGGCGGCGGCGCAAGTCACCCCCTGCCCGGTCCGAACACGGCTCACGCTTCGGGTATCGCCCGCGCCAGTTCGGCCAGCGCCCCGCAGGCGGCGGGGCAGATCTTGCGCGGCCGAGCGGCGCCCCAGGCAGCGCGATCAGGCCACGCGCGACCGATTCCGGAGCGCGACGAACCATTTGGCGCGGCGCGTCCTGCGCTCGGGCGGCGGGTCATCGGGTGCGGGCCGGTAGGCGCGGGCCTCGCCGCCGCCAAGGGCCGCCGGCAACAGAAAGTCGGTCGCGAACGGGGAAATGCGGCGGGTCATGGGAATTCTCCTGGTCGTATGAAGCAGATTCAAGCCTGCCCGACCAGCCCGTATCCCTCCACCGACGTGACCCGCACCACCCGGAAACACCCGTAAGTCACCCGCAAGCCCCTTGGCAAACCGCACATGCGGAGGCCATTCTGGGGATCGACACCGGCTGCAAAGCTGGGGGTATCATGGCTGAAAGCGCCTCCCTCTTCGCCCGCAAGCTGCGTGCCTGGCGCGCAGGCGCGGGGATTCACGGGCGCATCACGCAGGAGATGCTGGCCGAACGGCTCGGCGTCAGCGTCGATGCCGTCGGAAAGTACGAACGCTCCGCCTCCTTCATCCGCGGCGACCTCGAGCACCGGCTCGCCGACGAGCTCGGCTGGAGCCGCGAAGAAATCCTGGCCTGCCGCGAGGACTGGGACGCCCGGCGCCAAGAACCCCGCAAGGGCGCCTACCGCCTGCTCGACGATACCTTGGTCGGCGAAGTCTACGGCGGGTCGTGGCACCGGGCAGCGCGTGCCTCAATCGTCCTGGCAAACGAGGAGTTTGGTGTGCTGCCCGAGGAACTTGCGCCCAATGAAAAGGTCTTCCTGCCGATCTACGAGACCTATCGTGATCACTGGGCGGCGGTGATGCGCGATGGCCGCATGGTCGCGAAATGGGCCTTGCCCTTTCTCGATTTCGAGGACGAGGCGTTGTTCCGGGCCGGCCGCCTGATCGAGGCGGAACTGT of the Defluviimonas aquaemixtae genome contains:
- a CDS encoding helix-turn-helix domain-containing protein, with translation MAESASLFARKLRAWRAGAGIHGRITQEMLAERLGVSVDAVGKYERSASFIRGDLEHRLADELGWSREEILACREDWDARRQEPRKGAYRLLDDTLVGEVYGGSWHRAARASIVLANEEFGVLPEELAPNEKVFLPIYETYRDHWAAVMRDGRMVAKWALPFLDFEDEALFRAGRLIEAELSVDRIRRPILPGTYYGYSPAVVVRPGHEAAGTLLLSSFVRFLEGLANREVLLHGIGTVSVSPGGAQICRDIGMTRLGSHCLDPDFGVWELPGAAVPKSIFARRSTILRRCYTEAFGT
- a CDS encoding MBL fold metallo-hydrolase, which produces MLRRLSCLVIVAAVAALPATAQTRRPSHCIAIADAAPGIEMVWQAKWGDPLAEETVRLSYVGHSTYFIETPGGLTVATDYTGILGPADVVPTVVTMNHAHSSHWTSLPDERIPHVLQGWDYTGEPADHYLDLGEMLVRNVPTDIRGSVGTVEPNGNSIFVFEVAGLCIGHLGHLHHEPTEAQYAALGRLDVVMAPVDGGMTLDLPTMIKVLKRLRSSVVLPMHWFSSTGLAFFLAGMEDEFLIDVRDDTSLEIALRTLPSQPTVVVLPPRPLE
- a CDS encoding FAD-binding oxidoreductase, which codes for MLNPADAALAKRLSECLPDGTLGRAEPRYLEEPRDLAVTPSALLARPRTTDEVARIVRVCAEARVGIVPWGGGTGLVLGQVVPEGPAPLILSLERMCALRGIWPDESVMLVEAGMTLAEAQAAAEKSGRLFPLSLASEGTARIGGNLATNAGGTAVLRYGNARDLCLGVEAVLPDGSVHHGLKRLRKDNTGYDLRHLLVGSEGTLGIITAATLRLYPRPAGIGTAAFAVADPSASLNLLARAQERTAGGVTSFELMSRQGLFFLDEVLPDLRQPFAKRPDWMVLAELGLPAGLDPETVLAELYEAAAEDGLVSDGVIASSSAQARALWKLREALPEANRRIGAIASHDISLPLSEIAAFVDRAGAAIGALGDLRINCFGHLGDGNLHYNVFPPKGGRAADHRHLADAIRQAVHDLAHEFGGSISAEHGIGRLKRDDLERYGDPAKLSAMRAIKAALDPLGIMNPGAVLRS